One Thermodesulfobacteriota bacterium genomic window carries:
- a CDS encoding NUDIX hydrolase, whose protein sequence is MLVKRSFDPYKDQWAFPGGIVEYGETVENAAIREAKEETGLDVRIEKLLGVYSDPKRDPRGHYVSVCFLCEPVGGTLKTSEETKEVKAFTKEELISLELAFDHRKILANLNLI, encoded by the coding sequence ATCTTAGTAAAAAGGAGTTTTGACCCCTATAAGGACCAGTGGGCATTTCCAGGCGGAATCGTCGAATACGGTGAAACTGTCGAGAATGCGGCAATAAGGGAAGCAAAAGAGGAAACCGGTCTCGATGTAAGAATAGAAAAGCTTCTCGGTGTCTATTCCGATCCAAAGAGAGACCCCAGGGGTCATTATGTGTCGGTTTGTTTTCTATGCGAGCCGGTGGGTGGAACATTAAAGACTAGTGAGGAAACAAAAGAGGTAAAGGCATTTACAAAAGAGGAATTGATATCGCTAGAACTTGCATTTGATCATAGAAAAATCCTCGCCAACCTAAATTTAATCTGA
- a CDS encoding transposase: MSKLKRYNVENYVYFVTSKTLNNKPIFLNHAYAELFINNLFSCRQRYGFLLLGFVLMPDHFHALIMPKKGFTISSVIQKIKSLFAYRLRRLGVKGTIWQKSFYDFGIYSEEKCRQKLDYIHANPVRKGIVDDPVDHRFSSMNYSDQMDVID; this comes from the coding sequence GTGTCAAAACTAAAACGCTATAATGTTGAAAACTACGTCTACTTCGTTACTTCAAAAACACTAAATAATAAGCCGATTTTTCTTAACCATGCGTATGCAGAATTATTCATTAACAACCTATTCTCTTGTAGGCAAAGGTATGGATTTCTACTTTTGGGATTCGTCCTAATGCCTGACCATTTTCACGCCCTAATAATGCCAAAGAAGGGTTTTACGATATCATCGGTGATTCAGAAAATTAAGAGCTTATTTGCTTACAGGTTAAGAAGACTCGGTGTCAAAGGTACCATATGGCAAAAGAGCTTCTATGATTTTGGGATTTATTCAGAGGAAAAGTGTAGGCAGAAGCTAGATTATATTCACGCAAATCCCGTAAGGAAAGGGATAGTTGATGATCCGGTTGATCACAGGTTTTCGTCTATGAATTATTCCGACCAAATGGACGTGATTGATTAA
- the trpC gene encoding indole-3-glycerol phosphate synthase TrpC — MILNKIIENKRVEVERAKKSKPIDFLKSELQNLEKTKGFYESISPNGSTKVIAEIKCASPSKGVLRQDFNPVEISISYARGGASAISVLTDSRFFKGSLNHLRDVRSSVEIPLLRKDFIIDPYQVYESRFYGADAILLIVAALGSTILKKLLELGHSLDMDAIVEIHDEAELDKAIQAGSKIIGINNRDLKTFDVSLETSLKLCKLIPKDKIIVSESGIRSSADIKRLKSEGVNVLLIGERFMRAPEPGEELRKLLLECN, encoded by the coding sequence ATGATTCTTAACAAGATCATCGAAAACAAAAGGGTCGAGGTTGAGAGGGCCAAAAAATCCAAACCAATCGATTTCCTGAAAAGTGAGTTACAAAATCTTGAGAAGACAAAGGGCTTCTATGAGAGCATAAGTCCTAATGGAAGTACCAAGGTTATAGCTGAAATTAAGTGTGCTTCTCCTTCGAAGGGGGTATTGCGACAGGATTTTAATCCTGTTGAGATTTCAATAAGCTATGCGAGAGGCGGAGCTAGTGCTATATCAGTCCTTACAGATTCTAGATTTTTTAAGGGTAGCCTAAATCACCTGAGGGATGTTAGATCTTCTGTAGAAATACCCCTTTTGAGAAAAGATTTTATTATTGATCCTTACCAGGTCTATGAATCGAGATTTTATGGAGCCGATGCGATTCTTCTTATAGTAGCTGCTTTGGGTTCAACGATTCTAAAAAAACTTTTGGAACTTGGTCATTCATTGGATATGGATGCAATAGTGGAGATACATGACGAAGCGGAACTGGATAAAGCGATTCAAGCGGGTAGCAAAATAATCGGGATAAACAACAGGGACCTAAAGACTTTCGATGTGAGTCTTGAGACTTCTTTAAAACTTTGCAAATTAATCCCAAAGGATAAAATCATCGTCAGCGAAAGTGGTATAAGGTCTAGCGCCGATATAAAGAGATTGAAATCGGAGGGTGTAAATGTTTTACTTATCGGAGAAAGATTTATGAGGGCTCCCGAGCCCGGTGAAGAGCTGAGAAAACTGCTCCTTGAATGCAATTAA
- the trpD gene encoding anthranilate phosphoribosyltransferase, giving the protein MLKEAIYKVVERIDLEEDEMSEVVEKMMEGIATPSQISALLVGLRMKGESIPEITGAAKVMINKSKRIISRHSTVVDLCGTGGDQQMTFNVSTVASLITAGAGVPVAKHGNRSVSSQSGSADVLEELGVNINISPAGAENCLNEVGIVFLFAPIYHPAMRFVSQPRKDIGIRSIFNLLGPITNPAGVKHQVMGVYSGVLLKPMAKVLRNLGCVRSMVVYGSDSLDEITVTGKTDIAELKDGMVKAYQLDPADLGFKRRKLEELRGGNTVENAKTLLSVLKGEEREAKRDISVLNAAAALVVAGKASDMKEGVALAEESIDTGSALNKLNSLTKFTVSWKDN; this is encoded by the coding sequence ATGCTGAAGGAGGCGATTTATAAAGTTGTTGAGAGAATTGACCTTGAAGAGGATGAGATGTCTGAGGTAGTGGAGAAGATGATGGAGGGGATAGCGACTCCGAGCCAGATTTCTGCACTGCTTGTGGGACTCAGGATGAAAGGGGAATCCATACCAGAGATTACGGGTGCTGCCAAGGTAATGATTAATAAATCAAAGAGGATTATATCGAGACACAGCACTGTTGTGGACCTTTGTGGCACTGGAGGCGATCAGCAAATGACTTTTAATGTTTCAACAGTTGCTTCATTAATCACTGCGGGGGCTGGAGTTCCAGTTGCAAAACATGGGAATCGCTCTGTATCCAGTCAGTCAGGTAGTGCCGATGTTTTAGAAGAGTTGGGTGTCAATATAAATATTTCTCCTGCGGGAGCCGAAAATTGTCTGAACGAAGTGGGAATTGTCTTTCTTTTCGCTCCAATTTATCATCCGGCGATGAGATTTGTCTCTCAGCCGAGGAAGGATATAGGCATCAGATCAATATTTAACTTATTGGGTCCAATTACGAATCCCGCTGGTGTTAAACATCAGGTTATGGGGGTATATTCCGGGGTTTTACTTAAGCCTATGGCTAAGGTGCTCCGGAACTTGGGATGCGTAAGATCAATGGTAGTATACGGTTCCGACTCACTCGATGAGATTACTGTTACGGGAAAGACGGACATAGCTGAGTTAAAGGATGGAATGGTTAAAGCGTATCAACTTGATCCCGCAGATCTGGGTTTCAAAAGGAGGAAATTGGAAGAGCTAAGGGGTGGGAATACTGTCGAAAATGCGAAGACTTTACTGTCAGTCCTCAAAGGCGAAGAGAGAGAAGCAAAAAGGGATATCTCAGTTTTGAATGCGGCGGCAGCTCTAGTTGTCGCGGGAAAAGCATCCGATATGAAAGAGGGGGTTGCTTTGGCAGAAGAGTCGATTGATACTGGGAGCGCATTAAACAAACTAAATAGCCTGACCAAATTTACAGTTTCTTGGAAAGATAACTAA
- the nusB gene encoding transcription antitermination factor NusB has protein sequence MGKRRRAREIALQFLYQYDSQRETRSDHSDIKQQVDLFWSAKDASINEEVKEFATILIAGSCENMDGIDCIINKYSKHWRLSRMPTIDRNILRMAIYELAYLRNIPPPVTINEAVELAKKFGTEESGSFINGILDRIRIALERQEL, from the coding sequence ATGGGTAAAAGGAGAAGAGCTCGAGAAATTGCACTTCAATTTCTGTACCAATACGACTCCCAAAGAGAAACCCGCTCGGACCACTCAGATATAAAACAACAGGTCGATCTATTCTGGTCGGCAAAAGATGCTTCAATCAACGAAGAGGTAAAAGAGTTTGCGACCATTCTTATAGCAGGTTCATGTGAAAATATGGATGGCATTGATTGTATCATAAATAAGTATTCAAAGCATTGGCGACTATCACGTATGCCAACGATCGACAGAAATATTCTACGCATGGCGATCTACGAGCTGGCATACTTGAGGAATATACCGCCCCCTGTTACCATAAACGAGGCCGTGGAACTGGCAAAGAAATTTGGGACAGAAGAGTCAGGATCATTCATCAACGGAATTCTGGATAGAATTAGGATAGCACTCGAAAGACAGGAGCTCTGA
- the ribH gene encoding 6,7-dimethyl-8-ribityllumazine synthase has translation MPQIYEGKLDAKGLKFAIVVSRFNDFITNHMVEGAMDVLKRHNASESDVDIIKVPGSFEIPFAAKVAASSSIYNAIIAIGVIIRGETPHFDYLSSTVINDLASLSLEYSIPIVSGVLTTETLEQAIERGGTKAGNRGGEAALSAIEMANLKKVLPKKK, from the coding sequence ATGCCTCAGATCTATGAAGGAAAACTTGACGCAAAAGGGCTTAAATTTGCTATTGTCGTGAGCAGGTTCAATGACTTTATTACAAATCACATGGTTGAAGGTGCAATGGATGTGCTTAAGAGGCATAACGCTTCGGAGTCGGATGTTGATATTATCAAGGTGCCTGGTTCATTTGAGATTCCCTTTGCTGCGAAGGTAGCCGCTAGCTCTTCAATTTACAACGCAATAATTGCTATAGGGGTAATTATAAGAGGAGAAACCCCTCATTTCGACTATTTATCCTCGACTGTTATTAATGATCTTGCTTCATTAAGTTTGGAATATAGCATCCCAATTGTTTCTGGTGTGTTAACCACAGAAACCTTAGAACAGGCTATTGAGAGGGGAGGTACTAAGGCTGGAAATAGAGGTGGAGAGGCTGCTCTTAGCGCCATAGAGATGGCAAATCTTAAGAAGGTTCTTCCAAAGAAGAAATAA